Genomic segment of Cataglyphis hispanica isolate Lineage 1 chromosome 23, ULB_Chis1_1.0, whole genome shotgun sequence:
ataaaaataaagattaatataatacattaatattagtgaaatatgattaaactaaattatcaaaatgaaTACTTACTTGATGCTTTAAACCGAGCCATCGGCGGTGGTGGTACAGCAATATTCGTTGCGTTGTTGATCGCTCCACCGCCGaccaactttttttttacactggAAATAGTGGCAGGCGTTGCATTAGCCGTACCATATTTTGCCTGTTTCTTTAATATGTTCCGCGGTGGTTTCACAATATGCGAGTCCACGTATGCGAGTTTAGTGGATCTCACTGGGACAGATTTGTCTATAGATTGTTTGATATTGGCGGTAAGCGTCTTCAGTTTCGCTTCCCTTTCATCTAAACAGCGCTGTGTAATGTTATAACATTGATATGAATAAAACATAGATTCatcatcttaaaaattatcttcagATACTTCTTTTCGTTGTCGCTTTAGCTTTGTAATTTAACATACCATGTACATCTCGCGCCACGATTCCATTTCCTGCCTATCATTACTCCTGAACTCTCGATTACAATGATATTGCCATAATATGTCTGTATCTTCTATAAGATACGGATTATGATGttctaacataaataattgatcGGGTGTGGCGCGTTCTAGGATTGGCTTTAATATGTCATACGGTACACCGCCGGTGAATTCAAGcgctgttaataaaaaatgcttattgttaaaatattggtatattaatgcataataatcGCAAGCAAAAAATGTTTACCATCGATATTTTCTATCAACACTCTAATGCACATTTCGTATAGTGTTGGCACACTTGTGTAACCAACCTTGTTACCAGAGTACACTTTCGTCCTAGAATGaggataaataatacaataataaacatctcgaaattgaatattattttgccatttgtatcaaaataaatgaataaccTTTGATTCTTgacgtaaataatattatccacGGATTTGATGTCTTCTTTACGTTGAATTGGATTAATATATGGCAGTGGTTTGTAATTGGGACTGATTTCAGGTAAAGTGGATGACAAATCTACACTCAATGGTTCTAGCTTCACATTCGGCGCTAAAAGGGATAATggctgcaaattaaattttcaattgttaaaatttgtttttctgccaatgttggaaatattaaatgacaaaatgCAAATTACGTTTGAACTTTCGCCGTATTCCGGTTCAGATTTCAgtgtatttttgttattaaccGGGGGTGACAGTGGTTCCGTTTTAATCGACTTAGTAGAAATTAGATTAGGCGAATTATTATGACGTTTTTTTGATGGCTGAGGCATGGTGCACATGCCAAGTGCTTCTGCAAAACTTGCAcctaaaaaaggaaaagtcaGAGATATAATTTCACACATGTACACGCTTGTATCTATCTAATTatcatgattaattatttcgaaattgtaattattataaaatatttatatatatttcttacatctAACTAGTATAAAACACAAAACacataaaactatattttataaatttttaaagacaaaaacttttaaaacttatcttttgttaaaatgtttgtagaaaattgttatgcacacacacacacacatgcatatatatgtataaaatgcttcaaattatttttttattacgaagaATTTGAAttaagaaatgtaattttattcttgattatttatatttttaagtgatctgtaattaaacttttcatataaaaattgttgcaaatCATAATTAACAATTGGACACACACTtatcaatttacatttattcatgTATTATCAATTGCAATATCTCAAAAGGCAGTATTTCTTAGATGCAtagttttcatataaaaattcatatattcatatattctacatatattcatatattcatacattCATATATTCTACTTGGAAGTTTCTTTGCTAGAATGATGActggaatctttttttttatcatgtctACTATGACTTGTATGttcttttgttttatgttttGGGGAGGGCAACaagttaaataatatgaaatataagtttatatttataaaaactataattaatcactcataaatatatatgtgttatgtttgtgtatatatgtacgtgtgtgtCTTATATTAATGAGATTTGAGATATTGCAATATAGAATTTGAacttataatctataattttatatctccaaaaaaaaaaaaataattcatatcataatttattttgtacaattaaaaatgaaatttaaaataaatataaacaaataaatttaaaaaataaagagattttgAATAGCCTTCATTTAGCACATTATcctaaaaatttgtcatttttgtcaaatttgtcaagaaCGTccataatattacaaaaattgcaaatttcacatttcttaacatagtaaaattattataaatcatttcttCAACACACCAGAATTGCAATCTATTCCTTCATCGCCTTTTATTTCCTGCATTAACCTaatctttgtttcttttttcttctcatgtttattcttatcttctttgtgttcttttttcttgtcCCTGTCTTTATTCTTAACATGATCCTTATTACTAGAGGAACTAACTCTTGACTTGGAAGTTTCTTTGCTAGAATGATGACTggaatccttttttttatcatatttactaTGACTTGTATGttcttttgttttatgtttttgtttttcgcTATTGTCCTTTGCTTTACTGCTTGATTCGTCAGATTTAAGCTTATTAGAACTACTTCTGGACTTCTCCTGCAAATACTTTTTCTGTTTATcatcttgtttatttttatcacttgcTGAAGGCTGCTCatcttttactttaatttttacctcTATCTCAATTCCAGAAGATTTTGAATGGGAATTCTTTTCTGAAATAGATAATTCAGATTTCTCATCATCAATTTTGCTATTTGACAGTTTTCTCTTCTTGCTTTCTTTTATCGAGGAATTTGAGTTAtctacttttctttttctgttattatCTTCATTAATTTCAGTCACCTTGTCACtcattttttttgaattatcatTGCTACTATGATAATGATTTGTTGAACTGTGGGCTTCTTCTTTTAGACTACTTTTAGTGGTTTTTGATTCCTTAGACTTTCTTTCACTCTGTGAACGATGTTTGGAAGAGTGTGTACTTTTTTCATGCTTTTCCTCGGATTTTGACTTGGATGAATACATTGTATTGTGTTTTGTAGATGGCTCACTTTTGTTTTCCTTATACACATGTTTTGAATTTGATGCTTGATCAGACAAAGAGTTGTTCTCCCCTATCTCCTCTAGCTTTGGTGATTCTTGATTATCATTGTAACTTTCGTGAACATCAGGTACACAAGTTTCATCCTCATCTTCACCATCACTACTCTCTTCATCTGCTACCATCCTTTTCCATTTATAAACTAAAGCCTTCGAAGCATCACCTACACTACCATCATATTTTCTGAAACTATTCACAGTCCTTCCTACTCCTGTCTCTTGAAGATGTTGTACTGTCACTGGCAGATTATATAGCTTGGAAATACAATGTAATATCTGAAAACAattgtaataaacaaaaatttttattaaaatatagcaaaatttcaaacctttttttcgaaaattgaaaacgatatttaatattatataataaatatatcatcaaaattagcaatagtaataattaaagcaCTTTTTATagtgcattaaaattttaaacaagttAGTATAcgtcaaattatttcttattatctctTATACGATATGCTGAAggttttaaaaaagatgtaacaATGTAATAGCACTTTTTAGCGATCGAAAAGATAAGTTTTATAGTAAAAGTAATATCGAtgcgtttttttatatgttccaCAGCTATGAGATGCTGAGGTTATAACGTCATGTACACCTAgtaactatttatattaattattggacAGCGAATATCTCGAAAACGCTATTTTATCATACGTACTCGAGCTTCGTTATCACCGCATTTCTCTAAATTCCGTTGATAATGACGAATTTTGTCCACAACAGACATATTGCGATTGATTACGATTACCAGCTGCACAACTGATCGCTCGCTACTCGCTGCTCGCTGCTAATATCGCTGGCAAAGAACTCGATCTCGATACATGAACATGAATATAGGTTATACGGTGATGAAAATGAAAGGTATACGCGTATTATGTTGGCTTCTTTACATTACGTGTAAAATCCATATCAGACTACCcattgaaaattcaaaattcaagATAGAAATTGGAATTTGACTAATCAGAGCAAAAGatactaaaatttctttgtccgGATTggtcaatttcaatttttattcaatttcaatCTTCAATCGCATAGTCTGATACAGGCTTAAGGACTAATCAAATGTCTAACATAAAGGATGGATATTCTTCATATCAGAtgcataattgattttttatattctatatataaattgttttattcaaatccccaaaaaaaaaaaaatcagattctgcaatgtatataatttttaattttacactttaGAAGACTGACTTTCAGGaagctaaataaataaataaataacccAGTAAACACTATTTGTTGCAGCAATATAACAtggaaataacaaataatataacacaagttatttgtatgtatataactgCAATATATCATGAGTATAacaatgaaatgaaatattacattttgttattatattttgttatacatcGAACATAACTGCAATGTAACATTGttacttttatgatatataacatttttcatatacattatagaattgttatataacatgattattttaaaaatatgaaatatacatattacaaaatagtttaaaaaaatgttttaatattttttcttattgactttatactgtaatatatgtaatatatatatatatatatatatatatatatatatatatatatatatatatatatatatataatataaaaagaataaaaacttattttttgctATACACATTGTTTATAATGTATAGGCTGCCTTTCTTTAATAGTATCTCTCGTCGATAACTGTGTGAGTGAATATAACCACAAGACGAATAGTGTAGAAAACGAAGAAGAAAGCAAAGCGATACTCTATTATAAGCTTGTTCCGTTTTTATTATCAGTACACTATATATGGTAATTACGTTTATGTTACGCACACAgctgattaatatataatgtcaagTTGGAATATATATCCTTTATAGCTGATTCATTCATTTCTTAGTCCACGCAATCGCCAAAATAGACGTCTGCCAATCGCATTTGAAGCCCgcgtctatttttttttctctatttttacgATCGTGTATAAATTTCGAGTGTGCTCCGATCGATGCGGATGTTGAACATTGACATTGGTCGTGTTTACGTTGTGCTGTGTTCTGTCTCCCGCGCAAAAATCTAACAGTTTTTGAAGAGGTTAAGGAACGCAGTTTTGTCGTTTCTTCAGGGACTAGGGACGCTACAACATTTGTTATCGTATCGGATGAGCGTGAGCGTGTGATTATGACGATAATAAAGGTTACATTCCCATCGAATGGTCCACCcgggaaaatattgaaatggaGAGTACGTTTGGATACAATGGTCGCGGCGGGAAGAATTTTGTTGTTGTATCAAAATATGACGCCGGGCATCGAGAACGAGGATGCTAAGGAACCCGAAAGAAAACTGCGAGCTACAAATTTTGGTCGGGTCAAGCAAATCCTCGTCAAGGAGGGTGACATCATTCAGCCTGGgtatgatatgtatatgttgtCACCTtacattagaaaatttataaattcatatatctaagtatttctaaataaaagaacataaatatattttatgctttataatatttatgcttataattacTGTTGTTAAAGTAaggatttaataaatgtaataaattatattgcaaaactataattttcaatatatgtcaagtaaacaaaaatgtttatatctttttgtttactcaaaatgtaaatatacttGCATTTTGCGATATCTGCATAGTTTGTTAGTATTCCAGGGAAGAGATAGCTCTACTGGAAGGATGTACACATCCTACTGTGATGATAGATTTGTGTGCAGAATGTGGGGCAGATTTGAGGGTGCAAGAAACTAGAAATGATGGAAATACAGCTGGAATATCGCAAGCCAGTGTGCCTATGGTACACAGCGTACCAGAGTTAAAAGTATGTCCCGAATTGGCTGAGAAAATTGGGAAAGAGGATGAGCAACGTCTTTTGAAGGATCGAAAATTAGTATTACTTGTGGATCTTGATCAAACAATTGTTCATACCACAAATGATAATATTCCAcctaatttaaaagtaaattttattgtattactaTAATAcctttatatgatataaaatgtcaatatcatcaaaattattgaatatttaatatatctgtttttgttttgtaggatgtttttcattttcaattatatggACCAAATTCCCCATGGTATCATACTAGATTCAGACCAAACACTCAACATTTCCTCTCGGAGATGAGTCGTTTATACGAGTTACATATTTGCACTTTTGGAGCAAGGATTTATGCACATACTGTTGCATCATTGCTAGATAAAGATGGAGTTCTGTTCTCTCATAGAATACTTTCTAGAGATGAATGTTTTGATCCAGCATCAAAAACTGCAAATCTCaagtaagtttttaaattattcttacatatactcttattacgtataatattattaaatttatagatatagtttaattttctttattgtattttatttattgtagagCTCTGTTTCCATGCGGCGATGATTTAGTATGTATCATAGATGATAGGGAAGATGTGTGGCAAGGATGTGGAAATCTTGTTCAAGTTAAACCCTATCATTTTTTCCGTCACACTGGTGATATTAATGCACCACCTGGATTGGAAAAAGATGACATATTGCATTCGTCTGAACctgcaaatataaatgaatcagATGTAaatgatttacaaaataagGATGACAAGAATGGGGTATCTGAATCATTAAGTGAAGTTGGACAGTTGTCATCAGACAATCCCTCagtaaaagaaacaaaacatgaaaatgagaaagatgaggaaattgacaataaaataaaagaaacaaagaacGGAGATGCCaaagtaaatattgaaaaagatgcAGATTCCAATGTccaatctaatattataaaagaagatgataaaataaataaagaagtgGTGGAAGCTGTATTATCTGTAGAAACAAAGAAGGATAATAAGCAAGAGGCGTCAAAGCAggaaagtaatataatagacGAAGATGACGAcgattatctattatatttagaagatATTCTTCGAAGAATTCATACCGAATTTTATGCTACATTGGATCAAGGAAATGGTCGAAAATCTCTCCGAGATATAATTCCGCGAGTGCGTTCTCATGTGTTGAAAGGATTGTATTTAACTTTTAGTGGTTTGATACCTACTCATCAAAAACTTCACCAAAGCCGCGTATATAAAGTTGCGAGAGCATTTGGAGCGGAAGTGACTCaagtaagaaaattgattgtattcgcttttttttatcataatttattgtatttttgtaaacaaGGATACAATTTTGTCAGGATTTGACGGAGAAAACCACACATTTAGTTGCTATTAGAAAAGGCACAGCCAAAGCGAATGCAGCTAGAAAAAAtgcgaatataaaaatcgtaaatCCAGAGTGGTTGTGGACGTGCGCGGAACGCTGGGAGCGTGTGGACGAACGTCTGTTTCCTCTCACATCACAGGTATagatatcataattttgtaatattgaattaaatcacttttgcatttttcaagaTTGCTGTTTGAAATCTATACATTGTctcaacattaataataaacatgaaGTATCGTAGGCTCGCGGATCAAGAGTACCACCACCACACTGTAGTAGTCCCGAACGTGTCGAAGATCTAGAAAGTGAGAACGCGAATTCTTTCGCTAATTCTATCAATCCATTAATGTCATTTACTCAAGAGGAAATCGACATTATGGATAAGGAAGTAGACGAAGATATGCAAGAACAAGACATGGTTTTTGAAGAAGCGGATGACGCGGAagaatatgaaacaaaaatatattatcggaGTTCCGATTCTGAGGATTCTATAAATGGTAAAAAcactatattatttcttaacagAATtctatgtgtataattttatgtgctataatttatgtgctatagaaaatataaaaaacatgtacacaatataaatattttttaatttgcaaaaagtacataattttttaacatgttttTACTTTCATGAGATTAAACAATGTTTTTCTCATGTTGTTGATGCAGGTGAATCAGATgtatcaaaaagaaagaagagaaagatttaCAATGGCAACTCTGATAAAAGTTCTTCAGatgataaagatgaaaaatgtgACAGTGataatgacgatgatgatgatgatagtGATGATCCTGTTACATGTTTTAGAAGAGGGCAAGATCTACCCAATGATTTAGATCTTGGTGATAATTCACAGGATTCAATAGATGATCTTGAAGCAGACGATCTTGAAGATGATCGAGAATGGAATGCGATGGGCGCTGCGCTTGAAAGAGAGTTTCTTTCTGAATGATAGGTTTGAATATTAGTATTCTGATTATTGGAAGATTCTCTCAGGatgtcttattttatttataaatttcaagttcGATAGTTGAAGCAGggttattgataataataaatgttattgattataataaattatttgtgtacTCTGATAATCAGAGCaaaacattaaacattaaacgTTTGAAGAAAATAAGCTAAAAtgactaatttatatataaaacaaaaatatataaaaatgaaaagattctttctctctttacaaataattgaacaatttctatatattaaactttctcaacttatgcatatacatatatacaaagacaTACATGACATCAGCTATATCCTTATACAAGaggcaagaataaaaataagaagaaataattactCTTCAAAGAAaagtgatttatataaatggcaACTGTCAtaacattgtaaataatatgtcattgaatatatttgtgaGATATTTCCTTATGTAAAAAGGATAtgtcaaaaattgatttattattataacaaaaaaaaaaaaaaaaaaatagggagtaaaatttattttctctaatgttttaaaactattatactaatattgtttagtaaatttttatcaaaatcgtTGGATGTATcagaaaaaattggaaaataatctctaataaattatctataaaataatatacaaacagGTATGGTCAATTctgttgaatattttattaattagtcatttttctatttaatatttattgaatacttattaatcttttttttttcggatggTATACAACAAATATCCTATTAGTATATTGTATCTGGTTGTGGATCATTAGGATcttcataatatttcaaatacattttcttatgAGTGAAATCTCTTATACCCTCCACTTTTCCTCTTTTTGGTGCTTTTGAATAATCAAAGACAGAGTCTTCATTGCCATACAATTCATTGGCTTCTTCTATATCCTCtctaaatttacaaaagattaGATTCAAATATGTGTCTTCACTTTTCGTATTAACTTCTAAAAATATAGCTGCAGatttaagttttatacaaTGATCTACATACCTATATTGACTTAcaacaattttctttcctGTAATTGGATCCGTTATGTCACCTAGAGGATATATCACTTCAATAacctgcaatattttattaaaaatataaaattatttaaaaacccaaataatactaaagaaattctaatttatttatatataatctctatcTTTCTTGAAACAGTAGTCAttacaatcatatataatcataaacattGCTGCCTCACACAACATACATACTTCGTGTGTAATCAGACGTGTTATTTTGTTTGGTAATTCTTTGATCAAGATTACATCGCCGGTCTTGCTCAGTTTCTCTGGATCATtggcataaataaaatcatacttTTTGTAATACTATATAGTGCAAAAGAGAAACGTAACCTCAATTAGAAAATCATTTAAACAAGTGttattgtatgatatataaGATGATACATGTACTAACCATATGAATATGATCGTTGAATTCCAATTGTGATATTCTCACTTTGGCAGCATTTTGTTTGGAGGAAGATACGCACGTTCCAAGAAGATATCGCAAAGCGGTCTTACTCGCGCGAACTGCTCCGCCggccatttttaaatatcatcatCTGTGTCTGTATATATTAGTGATGCGAGACAGAATGGACTTCGACACTCAACACATACAACCGTAGTTGAAAGGATAACGCATGCAAGCAAAAACTGCgaaaatgtgaataaattcGATGCTTCAGCGCTTCAGCTTGCTTTGGATTTTCGGATATTAGAAGAAGACCGACGTACTGcgttttctgtctctttcctACCAAGCCGGCGACGGGTGCCGCTGATTTTTCGGTACGCGATACTTTTTGACAGcacattaaatgttttttgcaGCCTTTCTGTATTATACGAAAGTTATAAGAAAATGGAttgttaaaacaatattttgttttatttaatttttttttattcaagtgtATGGCATATAAAAGTATTCGCATAAGATAATCGAAGagtgaatatatttgattaagttaattaattcaattaattcaatttattaattaattcacaaaCTATCAAAATCATATCctcgcattatattttaactttttcagatttaaaatagaatgaaCATATCgaagtttctattttataaatatatactgtttctaaatataacaatttattgtaaattatatagattgtgataaacattttaaaattccgCACAAATCACTTCACATTCCCCATCACACATTTCAATAaacaaacattattaaatgttattagttTCTATATGATTTTGTATTAGAATCTCAAGTTCGAATTTGCTTCTTTAATacgttaaaaataacacatgAATGCACAAAGAATTGCACATGAATTGCATAAAAGAAAACacataaaaggaaaaatgaaagatgACAAAGATAAGAGATAGCAGTGTATAAATGATTGAACATTTGCAATCATGCCACAATTCTGAGTTGCTTAGAAAatacataatgaaaaaaatttcacaaaaaaaaggaTTCGCCAGTGATGCGAGAAGAAGGTGAAAAGAGgacaaaaattgcaataaataaaagttgtgtatcaaaaaatcatagacatctttttgaaatatattactttcatCTTTCGCGTACGCGTTTCCTTTTGTAATATGCATACAGAGGAATCATATATCTGCGAACTCCGTTGTTATTGTGGAATGTAAAAGAGCGAGGGAATTCGCAGATGATCGCTCTGTGAATCGGTTGGCGACCGATCCGTCAGTCGTCCAGGAAATTCTATTGTCGATAGAAAAATCGAAACTACGGTATGATTCCATCGTCGTTATCTCCATTGTTACGAATCTGTATTTTGCGGATCTATACGGATTTTCCGGAGGCAAAGATGAGACGGAACGAATCAAAATGACAGCGTTATTTTACGAACGGAGATTTTTGCGTGAGATCAATGCGTTAATTAAGCAAACGCTTTGATAACGTGTAATTTGAGTGCATAATCCCTAGAGAGATATCGTACAATTGCAAATATGACAGATATTACATGTCCAACACAATATACCGTGAGatagtatgtgtatatatatatatatatatatatatatatatatatatgtgtgtgatgtgtgtgtgtgtgtgtgtgtgtgtgtacatatatatacatattatacacattatgTATGCACGTATTATgacgtattatatttatgcttataatattttttgccagCATTTTTGATGTactaatataatgaataaaaaagacattaatctgtaaattttaaagatgaatTTTGAGATCGAGATCATTGCTGAAACCGatgtattttcaatttgttaGTCATCAATGTTATGcgaatactatttatataatattcggatctataattatatatatatatatatatatatatatatatatatatataatatatataaatgataataaaatttgtatgtataataaacttCGCgacattattttctctttcgtcCTTCGAGTAAATGACTTAACATTCGAGATTTGAGAGACTACGTTTGCATCATGCTGTTCTCAAAAGCAATGTGTCGGAATTTCCATACAAATATGACTTCGCGAGTGCTATCGCGTCGGCGGTCACAACTCAACGGTATTGCACAAATGAacgcataaattaaatttctcgtcCAGTTGCACACGATCTATACATGCAGATAGCGTCAACTGACGATATTTCTCGctctagaaattttatatacagttcataaatgaaatttgcaaATGCCGTGTCAAAATTTAgctatctatttaatatttaaatttacctATGTATTACGCATGTATTACGATATGAAAATAGAAGGATTTCAGATATTATCTGTGACaagattatgatattaatagattGATTGGTGGCCTTAATGATAAAgtgatttaatttgatacgTGTGACACAGAGGTGGCTATAGAATAACatggaaaatttatgtaattatgttgTCCATTTATAAGCGTGCTCAGCTATCGAATGTTTCACGTACACAAtacgtttaataatataatatgttatccATTTATTTagttgaaacaaaaatactttttgcaCACAAattcattgtatatttttacaacatttagtattgtaataatatatttatggccAATATTAGCGTGTctgtaatatgtaaattacgaGGAAAGAAGCCGGTTACGTCCGTTTATCTTTGGCATTTCGGGGCTGATCGCTGTGTTGGCGTGTGACAAGCTGATTTTTTCCGCTCTCAGGCGCGGCGAAACGTGCGGATCGTTTGCGATTTTTCACGCGTGCCGATTCGTAGGTAAACAGAACATAAGGGGTATTTCCGTAAAGCACAGCTGGCGCCTGGGGCGAGGACCAGTATATTTACACGTGTAATCGTTCTTTGATTTATGGGGgatcaagagagaaagatagagatagacggagagaaagagggagaatgGGGGGAGGGACTCTTTTACACCTCGGTTTCGACCCTTGTGATCC
This window contains:
- the LOC126858026 gene encoding 28S ribosomal protein S17, mitochondrial, with amino-acid sequence MAGGAVRASKTALRYLLGTCVSSSKQNAAKVRISQLEFNDHIHMYYKKYDFIYANDPEKLSKTGDVILIKELPNKITRLITHEVIEVIYPLGDITDPITGKKIVVSQYREDIEEANELYGNEDSVFDYSKAPKRGKVEGIRDFTHKKMYLKYYEDPNDPQPDTIY
- the LOC126857995 gene encoding RNA polymerase II subunit A C-terminal domain phosphatase isoform X1; translation: MTIIKVTFPSNGPPGKILKWRVRLDTMVAAGRILLLYQNMTPGIENEDAKEPERKLRATNFGRVKQILVKEGDIIQPGEEIALLEGCTHPTVMIDLCAECGADLRVQETRNDGNTAGISQASVPMVHSVPELKVCPELAEKIGKEDEQRLLKDRKLVLLVDLDQTIVHTTNDNIPPNLKDVFHFQLYGPNSPWYHTRFRPNTQHFLSEMSRLYELHICTFGARIYAHTVASLLDKDGVLFSHRILSRDECFDPASKTANLKALFPCGDDLVCIIDDREDVWQGCGNLVQVKPYHFFRHTGDINAPPGLEKDDILHSSEPANINESDVNDLQNKDDKNGVSESLSEVGQLSSDNPSVKETKHENEKDEEIDNKIKETKNGDAKVNIEKDADSNVQSNIIKEDDKINKEVVEAVLSVETKKDNKQEASKQESNIIDEDDDDYLLYLEDILRRIHTEFYATLDQGNGRKSLRDIIPRVRSHVLKGLYLTFSGLIPTHQKLHQSRVYKVARAFGAEVTQDLTEKTTHLVAIRKGTAKANAARKNANIKIVNPEWLWTCAERWERVDERLFPLTSQARGSRVPPPHCSSPERVEDLESENANSFANSINPLMSFTQEEIDIMDKEVDEDMQEQDMVFEEADDAEEYETKIYYRSSDSEDSINGESDVSKRKKRKIYNGNSDKSSSDDKDEKCDSDNDDDDDDSDDPVTCFRRGQDLPNDLDLGDNSQDSIDDLEADDLEDDREWNAMGAALEREFLSE
- the LOC126857995 gene encoding RNA polymerase II subunit A C-terminal domain phosphatase isoform X2; the protein is MIDLCAECGADLRVQETRNDGNTAGISQASVPMVHSVPELKVCPELAEKIGKEDEQRLLKDRKLVLLVDLDQTIVHTTNDNIPPNLKDVFHFQLYGPNSPWYHTRFRPNTQHFLSEMSRLYELHICTFGARIYAHTVASLLDKDGVLFSHRILSRDECFDPASKTANLKALFPCGDDLVCIIDDREDVWQGCGNLVQVKPYHFFRHTGDINAPPGLEKDDILHSSEPANINESDVNDLQNKDDKNGVSESLSEVGQLSSDNPSVKETKHENEKDEEIDNKIKETKNGDAKVNIEKDADSNVQSNIIKEDDKINKEVVEAVLSVETKKDNKQEASKQESNIIDEDDDDYLLYLEDILRRIHTEFYATLDQGNGRKSLRDIIPRVRSHVLKGLYLTFSGLIPTHQKLHQSRVYKVARAFGAEVTQDLTEKTTHLVAIRKGTAKANAARKNANIKIVNPEWLWTCAERWERVDERLFPLTSQARGSRVPPPHCSSPERVEDLESENANSFANSINPLMSFTQEEIDIMDKEVDEDMQEQDMVFEEADDAEEYETKIYYRSSDSEDSINGESDVSKRKKRKIYNGNSDKSSSDDKDEKCDSDNDDDDDDSDDPVTCFRRGQDLPNDLDLGDNSQDSIDDLEADDLEDDREWNAMGAALEREFLSE